The genomic window CTTACTAGTTTTATACATCATGATCATTCATTCATCCCATACCATTATGTTAGCCCTTTCATGCACTAGCTAACTATCCAAACCGCGTCAAACAAACCTCACGAGAATCACAAAACCTCACTTTTCTCTCTATAAAGAAAAAACCTACctcacaataataataataacaacaactaCATATCTCACACAACACAAAATGCTATCATTCAACACTAATGATCTCAAATTCccatatatttttcttatcttTATGATCATCATTTCCATGGCAGCAGCCGGCATCGGTGGAAGAAAAGTTGACCTGGCAAGCGGTGGTGCACCATCTGGTGCAAGTGGTTCGGGCCACGGCCCGAACTGGGACTATAACTGGGGATGGGGATCAGCACCAGGAAGTGGTTGGGGTTACGGTTCAGGGTCAGGACATTCTCCTTCTGGTTTTGGTAGAGGTTATGGATTTGGTTTCGGAACCGGGTCTGGGTCCGGATCCGGATATGG from Trifolium pratense cultivar HEN17-A07 linkage group LG1, ARS_RC_1.1, whole genome shotgun sequence includes these protein-coding regions:
- the LOC123918922 gene encoding putative glycine-rich cell wall structural protein 1; amino-acid sequence: MLSFNTNDLKFPYIFLIFMIIISMAAAGIGGRKVDLASGGAPSGASGSGHGPNWDYNWGWGSAPGSGWGYGSGSGHSPSGFGRGYGFGFGTGSGSGSGYGYGSGSGGAHGGGYGSGSGNSGGGAHGGGYGSGSGNSGGGWNGGAHGGGYGNSGGGGNGVGRANNKSPSESKDKTIHG